The following proteins are encoded in a genomic region of Jaculus jaculus isolate mJacJac1 chromosome 13, mJacJac1.mat.Y.cur, whole genome shotgun sequence:
- the Denr gene encoding density-regulated protein isoform X2 — protein sequence MLITLFESFIVEYCEYMPDVAKCRQWLEKNFPNEFAKLTVENSPKQETGISESQGTVGEEEEKKKQKRGGRGQIKQKKKTVPQKVTIAKIPRAKKKYVTRVCGLATFEIDLKEAQRFFAQKFSCGASVTGEDEIIIQGDFTDDIIDVIQEKWPEVDDDSIEDLGEVKK from the exons tacTGTGAATATATGCCTGATGTTGCTAAATGTAGGCAATGGTTAGAGAAGaattttccaaatgaatttgcAAAACTCACTGTAG AAAATTCACCCAAACAAGAAACTGGAATTAGTGAAAGTCAAGGAACCgtaggagaagaagaggagaagaaaaaacaaaagcgaG GTGGAAGAggtcaaataaaacagaaaaagaagaccGTACCACAAAAGGTTACTATAGCAAAAATTCCCAGAGCAAAGAAGAAATATGTGACAAGAGTGTGTGGCCTTGCAACTTTTG aaattgatCTTAAAGAAGCACAAAGATTTTTTGCTCAGAAATTCTCCTGTGGTGCCTCAGTAACAGGGGAGGATGAGATCATCATTCAGGGAGACTTCACAGATGACATAATTGATGTCATTCAGGAAAAATGGCCAGAG GTGGATGATGACAGCATTGAAGATCTCGGAGAAGTAAAGAAGTGA